A section of the Malania oleifera isolate guangnan ecotype guangnan chromosome 2, ASM2987363v1, whole genome shotgun sequence genome encodes:
- the LOC131149554 gene encoding UDP-glucuronic acid decarboxylase 6 — MAKNSSNGEHQTTSKPPPTPSPLRNSKFFQSNMRILVTGGAGFIGSHLVDKLMENEKNEVIVADNYFTGSKDNLRKWIGHPRFELIRHDVTEPLLIEVDQIYHLACPASPIFYKYNPVKTIKTNVIGTLNMLGLAKRVGARILLTSTSEVYGDPLVHPQTENYWGNVNPIGVRSCYDEGKRVAETLMFDYHRQHGIEIRIARIFNTYGPRMNIDDGRVVSNFIAQALRNEPLTVQAPGTQTRSFCYVSDMVDGLIRLMEGEHTGPINIGNPGEFTMLELAETVKELINPEVELKVVENTPDDPRQRKPDITKAKELLGWEPKVKLRDGLPLMEEDFRQRLGVAKKK, encoded by the exons ATGGCGAAGAATTCTTCTAACGGGGAGCACCAAACGACATCAAAACCACCTCCTACACCGTCTCCTTTGCggaattctaaattttttcaG TCAAATATGAGAATTTTGGTTACTGGAGGAGCTGGGTTTATCGGATCTCACTTGGTGGACAAACTaatggaaaatgaaaagaatgag GTAATTGTCGCTGATAACTACTTCACTGGTTCAAAGGACAACCTTAGAAAATGGATTGGTCATCCAAGATTTGAGCTCATACGACATG ATGTCACGGAACCATTGTTGATTGAGGTTGATCAGATCTACCACCTTGCATGCCCCGCTTCTCCAATTTTCTATAAATACAACCCTGTAAAG ACAATAAAGACAAATGTGATTGGCACACTGAACATGCTAGGACTTGCCAAGCGAGTTGGAGCAAG GATTTTGCTTACATCAACCTCTGAGGTATATGGAGATCCACTTGTGCATCCCCAAACTGAGAACTACTGGGGTAATGTGAACCCAATTG GAGTTCGGAGCTGCTATGATGAGGGAAAACGTGTGGCTGAGACCTTGATGTTTGATTATCACAGGCAACATGGGATAG AAATACGCATTGCTCGTATATTTAACACTTATGGACCTCGCATGAATATTGATGATGGCCGTGTTGTCAGCAATTTTATAGCTCAGGCACTTCG TAATGAGCCATTGACTGTTCAAGCTCCTGGAACACAAACTCGCAGTTTCTGTTATGTCTCTGACATG GTTGATGGCCTCATTCGACTTATGGAAGGAGAACACACTGGACCAATCAACATCGGAAATCCAG GTGAATTTACCATGCTTGAACTTGCTGAGACAGTGAAGGAG CTCATTAATCCTGAGGTGGAGCTGAAAGTGGTGGAAAACACTCCGGATGATCCAAGACAACGGAAGCCAGACATCACAAAGGCAAAGGAACTGCTAGGGTGGGAACCAAAGGTCAAGTTGCGCGATGGCCTTCCCCTCATGGAGGAAGATTTCCGACAGAGGCTTGGAGTCGCCAAAAAGAAATGA